A portion of the Punica granatum isolate Tunisia-2019 chromosome 7, ASM765513v2, whole genome shotgun sequence genome contains these proteins:
- the LOC116213153 gene encoding protein HYPER-SENSITIVITY-RELATED 4-like, producing MSSISENLPNPCKALVSVAASLALSTLALRLADRLPDAVETYLILWFRSLSSRVSSQLTLLIRDSNGLAPNQIFEAATVYLGTKLSPSTSRIDVYKPAQEDELVVSMDRDQELVDTFKGMKLKWILMSARNRDSSHPIQSRKKSSISKFESQHFLLRFSKKHRDLVLESYLPWILSRAKEIREQRKAVKLHTVDYNGPDYWGLINLSHPATFDTIAMEPNIKAALIEDLNSFVGGREYYKRVGRAWKRGYLLYGPPGTGKSSLVAAMANYLKFDVYDLDLNEVQCNSDLRRLLIGTGSQSIIVIEDIDCSKESKLLDEDKITLSGLLNFIDGLWSSCGDQRIIVFTTNHKDRLDPVLLRPGRMDLHIHMSYCTFSGFKTLAHNYLGITQDHPSFADIENLLKKDQATPAAIAGELMISQDPEVTLRGLVEFLRHKLDDSESVHNL from the exons ATGTCTTCCATATCGGAGAACCTTCCGAATCCCTGTAAAGCCCTTGTATCGGTTGCAGCCTCTCTGGCATTATCCACCCTCGCGCTGCGGTTGGCCGATCGCCTGCCTGATGCGGTTGAGACCTACTTGATCTTGTGGTTCCGTTCTCTTTCCAGCCGGGTCTCGTCCCAGCTCACTCTGCTCATTAGGGACTCCAATGGGCTAGCCCCAAATCAGATATTTGAGGCTGCAACCGTTTACTTGGGCACCAAGCTGTCCCCATCAACAAGTCGTATCGACGTGTACAAGCCGGCACAG GAAGATGAATTGGTGGTCAGTATGGATAGGGATCAAGAACTGGTCGATACGTTCAAGGGCATGAAGCTAAAATGGATCTTGATGTCGGCACGGAATCGAGATTCATCACATCCTATACAATCTCGCAAGAAGAGCTCGATTTCGAAGTTTGAATCTCAGCACTTTCTGCTTCGGTTTTCCAAGAAACACCGGGACCTCGTCCTGGAATCTTACCTCCCCTGGATCCTCAGCAGAGCCAAGGAGATAAGAGAACAGAGGAAGGCAGTGAAGCTCCATACAGTCGATTACAACGGGCCTGACTACTGGGGATTGATAAATCTCAGCCACCCTGCCACATTTGATACGATCGCCATGGAACCCAATATTAAAGCAGCTTTGATCGAGGATCTCAACAGTTTTGTAGGCGGGAGAGAGTATTACAAGCGCGTTGGACGAGCTTGGAAACGTGGGTACTTATTGTACGGGCCACCTGGGACCGGGAAGTCGAGCTTGGTGGCTGCGATGGCCAATTACCTCAAGTTTGACGTGTATGACTTGGACTTGAATGAGGTGCAGTGCAATTCGGACTTGAGGAGGCTGTTGATCGGGACAGGTAGTCAGTCGATTATAGTGATCGAGGACATCGATTGCTCAAAGGAGTCGAAACTATTGGATGAGGATAAG ATTACTCTCTCGGGCCTACTTAACTTCATTGATGGGCTGTGGTCAAGCTGCGGGGACCAGAGGATAATCGTGTTCACAACCAATCACAAGGACCGGCTCGACCCGGTACTGTTGAGACCCGGTCGTATGGACCTCCACATCCACATGTCCTACTGCACCTTCAGTGGGTTCAAGACTCTGGCACACAATTACCTCGGAATAACTCAGGACCATCCTTCATTCGCAGACATCGAGAACCTGTTGAAGAAGGATCAGGCGACCCCAGCAGCAATCGCAGGGGAGTTGATGATATCTCAGGATCCCGAGGTCACACTCAGAGGACTTGTTGAGTTCCTCCGGCACAAGTTGGATGACTCTGAGTCGGTTCATAATCTGTGA
- the LOC116213154 gene encoding probable prolyl 4-hydroxylase 3 — protein sequence MASISQTEKELALTRRDDAFSDRPLYSSRMAFSLMGPTLDRWSCQMMANYEAGVRARAYQAWFRRGEIGALIFYVTMVLGTFILIFHLLNFNYIAGIPFGREEGVEGTVSLPNDLSFIRLRALNRVGGLGQRRETWVEALSWEPRAFLYHNFLSKEECEYLRRLPDYEKSDVNLPPSGGYDSNFVGGLLGWRWIWTGFLERGKYKVIKDIEKRIADFTFIPPEHGEGLQLIMYELMASYYPHFDYFTDESNTTNGGQRIATMIMYLSDAGGETIFPAAKGNFKSIPEGGLFPYCRRQGLAVIPKQGDALFFWNVRPDGTPDPSSLHGACPNNGQDKWVSVKRLRAHEHKV from the exons ATGGCCTCAATATCGCAAACTGAGAAGGAGTTGGCACTAACCAGGCGAGATGACGCCTTCTCTGATCGTCCATTATACTCGAGTAGAATGGCATTTTCTCTGATGGGTCCTACTCTGGACAGGTGGTCCTGTCAGATGATGGCTAATTATGAAGCTGGAGTTCGGGCTCGAGCATATCAAGCTTGGTTTCGCAGAGGCGAAATTGGAGCTCTGATCTTTTATGTCACAATGGTGCTTGGCACATTCATTTTGATATTTCATTTGCTGAATTTCAACTACATTGCGGGAATCCCATTCGGTAGGGAGGAGGGCGTGGAGGGCACTGTTTCATTGCCAAATGATCTCAGTTTCATCAGACTCCGAGCATTGAATAG aGTAGGTGGATTAGGGCAGAGACGGGAGACGTGGGTGGAGGCGCTTTCCTGGGAGCCAAGAGCTTTTCTCTATCACAATTTCTTG TCGAAAGAAGAATGCGAGTATCTGAGAAGACTCCCAGATTATGAAAAGAGTGATGTTAACTTACCTCCAAGTGGGGGATACGACAGCAACTTTGT AGGCGGACTCTTAGGCTGGCGCTGGATTTGGACAGGGTTTCTGGAAAGAGGAAAGTACAAAGTGATCAAGGACATCGAGAAAAGGATAGCAGATTTTACTTTTATCCCCCCAG agcatggagagggaCTACAACTTATTATGTATGAACTTATGGCTTCATATTATCCTCATTTTGATTACTTCACCGATGAGTCCAACACTACGAATGGTGGGCAAAGGATCGCTACTATGATCATGTATCT ATCAGATGCGGGCGGGGAGACAATTTTTCCAGCCGCTAAAGGGAATTTCAAGTCCATTCCCGAGGGAGGCCTATTTCCTTATTGTAGGCGACAGGGTTTGGCTGTGATACCGAAACAGGGAGATGCCCTGTTTTTTTGGAACGTCCGGCCTGATGGTACACCCGATCCTTCGAGTCTCCACG GTGCTTGCCCTAACAACGGCCAAGACAAGTGGGTATCTGTGAAGCGGTTGCGGGCTCATGAGCACAAGGTCTAA